The Streptomyces cyaneogriseus subsp. noncyanogenus region TCGCCTTCGACGGATGGTCGAAGTTCTACACGTTCAGCCAGGAACGAGGCGTCGACTTCGGCTCCTTCTGGCTGATCATCGCCCAGAACACGGCCGACCCGCTCAGCACCGACACCGTCAACACGCTCGCCCTGGTGCTGATGGTGCTGTGCTGCGGCGGCATCGCGGCCCTCGCGCTGGCGGCCCCACGGCGCCCGCGCTTCGCTCAGCTCGCCTTCCTGATCATCGCCGCGTTCGTCCTGACCAACAAGGTCTATTCACCCCAGTACGTGCTGTGGCTGGTGCCGCTGGCCGCGCTGGCCCGGCCCAAGTGGCGGGACTTCCTCGTCTGGCAGGCGTGCGAGGTGGCGTACTTCCTGGGCATCTGGCTCTACCTCGCGTATACGACCAGCGGGGACGCCCACAAGGGACTGCCGACCGAGGGCTACCACTGGGCCATCGGCGTGCACCTGCTGGGCACGCTGTACCTGTGCGTCGTGGTCGTGCGCGACATCCTGATGCCGGAGCGGGACCCGGTGCGCCGGACCGGCGGCGACGACCCTTCGGGCGGTGTGCTCGACGATGCCCCGGACGTCTTCGTGCTCGGCCCGGTGGCCCGCTCCTCACCGCGTGCTTCCTCCGCCGACGGTGCCGCCGCGGGTCCTCAGGTGGAGTGGGGTGCCGACCGGGCGGGCGGCGGATCGTCCTGAGCGACGGCACGGGCACGGGCGGAGCGCCGGTGCCCGACCGGCGAAGGCCGTACCCGGGAGACCGGGTACGGCCTTCGTGCTGCTGCCGGGCCGATGCTCAGCGGTCGATGAGCCGGTCGAACTGCGTGGTGGTGTGCCGCAGGTGGGCCACCAGCTCGTCCCCGACCTTGGGCTCCGGAGCGTCCGCGGGCACGAACAGGATCGAGACCTGCATGTGCGGCGGCTCGGCGAACCAGCGCTGCTTGCCGCCCCAGACGAACGGGGAGAGGTTGCGGTTGACGGTGGCGAGGCCGGCCCGGGCCACCCCCTTCGCGCGGGGCATGACGCCGTGCAGCGCCTTCGGGGCCTCCAGGCCCACCCCGTGCGAGGTACCGCCCGCCACGACCACCAGGAAGCCGTCCGAGGCCGCCTTCTGCTGCCGGTAGCCGAAGCGCTCGCCCTTGGTCACGCGCGTGACGTCGAGAACGGAGCCGCGGTATTCGGTGGCCTCGTGGTCACCCAGCCACAGCCGGGTTCCGATGCGCGCCCGGAACCGGGTCTGCGGGAACTGCTGCTGCAACCGGGCCAGGTCCTCGGCCCTGAGATGACTGACGAACATGGTGTGCAGCGGCAGGCGCGCCGCGCGCAGCCGGTCCATCCAGCCGATGACCTCCTCGACGGCGTCCGAGCCGTCGGTGCGGTCCAGCGGCAGGTGGATGGCGAAGCCCTCCAGCCGGACGTTCTCTATGGCGGCGTGCAACTGGGGCAGGTCCTGCTCGCTGATGCCGTGACGCTTCATCGAGGACATCACCTCGATGACCACCCGGGCTCCGACAAGCCCGTACACGCCGTCGACGGACG contains the following coding sequences:
- a CDS encoding alanine racemase, which encodes MALTLYVDTARWRAHHKHVQEQFPGLVPVCKGNGYGFGHERLAEEATRLGADVLAVGTTYEAARIKDWFSGDLLVLTPYRRGEEPVPLPDRVVRSVSSVDGVYGLVGARVVIEVMSSMKRHGISEQDLPQLHAAIENVRLEGFAIHLPLDRTDGSDAVEEVIGWMDRLRAARLPLHTMFVSHLRAEDLARLQQQFPQTRFRARIGTRLWLGDHEATEYRGSVLDVTRVTKGERFGYRQQKAASDGFLVVVAGGTSHGVGLEAPKALHGVMPRAKGVARAGLATVNRNLSPFVWGGKQRWFAEPPHMQVSILFVPADAPEPKVGDELVAHLRHTTTQFDRLIDR